A window from Bacteroidota bacterium encodes these proteins:
- a CDS encoding ABC transporter ATP-binding protein: protein MPDLSIQSHSLTKRFGSFTAVDDVSFEVRKGEIFGFLGANGSGKSTTIRMLTGLLQSTSGTATVAGYDINKEPERVKERIGYMSQKFSLYGDLTVAENIRFWGGIYGLSKEVIAKKHAWAIQTAGLEGRENSLPTELPGGFKQRLALACAMLHEPEIVFLDEPTGGVDPIMRRRFWDLIRQLAEGGTTVFVTTHYLDEAEYCNRLMLIHAGRIIAGGSPQELKTQYITNPVMEVETEHVIEAMSALSDDKRIEETSVFGTLLHVSVKPELDAEQVIGEVLAKHNLPLIRIERIVPSLEDVFLHLLDRQAVGE from the coding sequence ATGCCCGATCTCTCCATCCAATCCCACTCGCTCACCAAACGCTTTGGCAGCTTCACGGCGGTCGATGATGTCTCGTTCGAAGTGCGCAAAGGTGAGATCTTCGGATTCCTGGGCGCGAATGGCTCCGGCAAATCGACGACGATCCGGATGCTGACGGGACTTTTGCAGTCGACGAGCGGCACTGCCACCGTCGCTGGATATGACATCAACAAAGAACCGGAGCGTGTCAAAGAACGCATCGGATATATGTCGCAGAAGTTTTCGCTCTATGGCGATCTCACGGTGGCTGAGAATATCCGCTTCTGGGGCGGCATCTACGGCTTAAGCAAGGAAGTCATCGCGAAGAAGCACGCGTGGGCCATCCAGACTGCCGGGCTCGAGGGCCGCGAGAACAGTCTTCCGACCGAATTACCTGGCGGGTTTAAACAACGCCTTGCTCTTGCCTGCGCGATGCTGCATGAACCGGAGATTGTTTTTCTGGACGAGCCGACCGGCGGCGTCGATCCGATCATGCGCCGAAGATTTTGGGATTTGATTCGCCAACTTGCCGAGGGCGGGACGACAGTCTTCGTTACCACCCACTATCTCGATGAGGCTGAGTATTGCAACCGCTTAATGCTGATTCACGCCGGACGCATTATCGCCGGCGGTAGTCCGCAGGAGTTGAAGACGCAGTACATCACGAACCCGGTGATGGAAGTCGAGACCGAGCATGTGATCGAAGCCATGAGCGCGCTCTCGGATGATAAGAGGATCGAAGAGACATCTGTCTTCGGCACATTGTTGCACGTGAGTGTGAAGCCCGAGCTCGACGCGGAGCAAGTGATTGGCGAAGTTCTTGCGAAGCACAATTTGCCGCTCATTCGCATCGAACGGATTGTGCCATCGCTCGAAGATGTGTTTCTGCATTTGCTGGACCGGCAGGCAGTGGGTGAGTAA
- a CDS encoding ATP-binding protein, translating to MRRYLPFVIRQLSLICLLLFLVSTSRAQEQKLFDSLHARLAYARSDAEKSDILRALSVALEETDTSATLGYATQSYEYARAARDQARMARFDLFMGKRFSQQGRYDSARPRLMMAMKQAEEAKDTDLWVRTYSQLGWNDMEIGDFREALDFHLRALDLAVHSRDSVAIGLAYNSLGCLAIDQKERSSALNYLGRALAFSRHTGDLRTQAAVYNNIGLNYADSNAGRNSMAGGLDTALSNFRRSGDLYEKLDDRVQRARVLGNIGAVFERKGTLDSALYYYRQSISLHENSDASSTYTAGAYASLGNLFLSVRRNDSAFYYLNLAREIDERAGAKRGLYDRYLSLAKAYAQVGDFKQAYAFLDKGAALHDSLFNGDKSRILADMEGKYQSSKKEAELSTQREELSRQRWITYAIILVAIALSIISILIYRSDRQKQRANEELARAKDRAEASELLEKQFLANMSHEIRTPMNAVLGMTRLLLETDLVQKQRDYLEAIAASADNLLVIINDILDLSKLQAGKMEFERVPFRLRDVTGHVLEMMRFKAEAKGLKLVAEIDESAPEVVIGDSTRLNQILVNLMGNAIKFTDHGTVTLTASASAVGLDNRMTVRFAVRDTGIGISKEKQHAIFDSFSQADSETTRKYGGTGLGLTISRTLVELQGGTIGVTSELGHGSEFAFTTPYDVTSEEALNGEARATRAAEVIDPALLRGIHILLVEDNEYNQIVLADTLRNVIGEVALEIANNGREAIALVERFGFDLVLMDVQMPEMDGIEATKHIRARLPRSKKDVPIIALTASVIKSEIDRCFAAGMNDYVPKPFKRDELLRVLVKYFKRSSVPSPAAAAPIANGHADEAREAVTLSGGAQPTPMRNGMNDMQPAAGPALTDLSTLRDITGGDENQLKKYIKMFLDGVPPQLESIRVALEANDFAATKRQIHAMKPHLKFMGMKHTAGFAESIEQLCADAKDPDRVKREFVAVQTDCARAFEELRAKL from the coding sequence ATGAGACGATATTTGCCATTTGTCATTCGTCAGTTGTCATTGATTTGTTTACTCCTGTTTCTCGTCTCGACGAGCCGCGCACAGGAGCAGAAGCTATTCGATAGCCTTCACGCACGACTTGCATATGCGCGAAGTGATGCGGAGAAGAGTGATATTCTTCGCGCCCTGTCAGTCGCTCTCGAGGAAACGGATACTTCTGCCACACTTGGATATGCGACGCAATCCTATGAGTATGCGCGTGCCGCGCGCGATCAGGCCCGGATGGCCCGCTTCGATCTCTTCATGGGAAAGCGATTCTCGCAACAAGGCCGCTACGATAGCGCGCGACCGCGGCTGATGATGGCAATGAAGCAAGCGGAGGAAGCGAAAGATACCGATCTGTGGGTCCGGACCTATTCGCAGTTGGGTTGGAATGACATGGAGATCGGAGACTTTCGGGAAGCGCTGGACTTTCATCTACGCGCGCTCGATCTTGCAGTTCATTCGCGCGATTCCGTCGCTATCGGACTTGCATATAATAGCCTTGGATGTCTCGCCATCGATCAGAAAGAGCGCAGCAGCGCGTTGAATTATCTCGGACGAGCACTGGCCTTTTCCAGACACACGGGCGATCTTCGTACACAAGCTGCGGTCTATAATAATATCGGCCTGAACTATGCAGATTCGAATGCTGGTCGCAATAGCATGGCTGGCGGTTTGGATACTGCGCTTTCGAATTTTCGCCGCAGTGGCGATCTCTATGAGAAGCTTGACGACCGCGTCCAGCGAGCCCGCGTGCTTGGGAATATCGGTGCCGTCTTCGAACGCAAAGGCACGCTCGATAGCGCGCTCTATTATTATCGTCAGTCGATTTCACTGCATGAGAATTCGGATGCGAGTTCGACCTATACAGCCGGTGCGTATGCCTCGCTCGGCAATCTGTTCCTTTCTGTTCGTCGGAATGACAGCGCGTTTTACTACTTGAATCTTGCGCGCGAAATCGATGAACGGGCCGGGGCAAAGCGCGGACTCTATGACCGGTATCTCAGCCTCGCGAAGGCCTACGCGCAAGTTGGGGATTTCAAACAAGCGTACGCATTCCTCGATAAGGGTGCGGCACTTCACGACTCTCTCTTCAATGGCGATAAAAGTCGAATTCTGGCCGACATGGAGGGGAAATACCAATCCTCCAAGAAAGAGGCAGAGCTTTCCACGCAGCGCGAAGAGCTATCGCGTCAGCGATGGATCACCTATGCGATTATCCTCGTCGCGATTGCACTCTCGATCATCTCGATCCTGATTTATCGAAGCGACCGCCAAAAACAACGGGCCAACGAAGAACTGGCACGCGCCAAGGACCGCGCCGAGGCAAGCGAATTGCTCGAGAAGCAATTCCTGGCAAACATGAGCCATGAGATTCGCACGCCAATGAATGCCGTGCTCGGCATGACCCGTCTGTTGCTCGAAACTGATCTCGTGCAAAAGCAGCGCGATTACCTCGAAGCGATCGCGGCATCGGCGGATAATCTACTCGTCATCATCAATGATATTCTCGATCTTTCGAAGCTGCAGGCTGGCAAAATGGAGTTCGAACGCGTGCCGTTCCGCTTGCGCGACGTAACGGGGCATGTGCTGGAAATGATGCGCTTCAAAGCTGAGGCGAAGGGCCTAAAGCTCGTGGCCGAAATCGATGAATCAGCACCTGAGGTTGTGATTGGCGATAGCACAAGACTCAACCAGATCCTGGTCAATCTCATGGGCAACGCCATCAAGTTCACCGATCACGGGACAGTGACGCTGACCGCCAGTGCGAGCGCCGTGGGGCTCGATAATCGAATGACCGTTCGCTTTGCCGTTCGGGATACCGGCATCGGTATCTCCAAAGAGAAACAGCACGCCATCTTCGATTCCTTCTCGCAAGCCGATTCGGAGACGACTCGAAAATATGGCGGGACCGGACTGGGCCTTACGATTTCCCGTACGCTGGTCGAATTGCAGGGTGGGACAATCGGGGTTACGAGCGAGTTAGGCCATGGCTCCGAGTTTGCCTTCACGACACCCTATGATGTTACGAGTGAAGAAGCATTGAATGGCGAGGCGCGAGCCACACGCGCAGCCGAAGTCATCGATCCTGCGCTATTGCGCGGCATTCACATTTTGCTCGTCGAGGACAACGAATACAACCAGATCGTGCTTGCCGATACGTTGCGAAATGTGATCGGCGAAGTCGCGCTTGAAATCGCAAACAATGGGCGCGAAGCCATTGCGCTCGTCGAGCGCTTTGGATTCGACCTTGTACTCATGGACGTACAAATGCCCGAGATGGACGGCATCGAAGCAACAAAGCACATCCGAGCCCGATTGCCACGGTCGAAGAAAGATGTGCCGATCATCGCGTTGACGGCGAGCGTTATTAAGAGTGAAATCGACCGCTGTTTTGCGGCCGGCATGAACGATTATGTGCCGAAGCCGTTCAAACGAGACGAGCTACTTCGGGTGCTCGTAAAATATTTCAAGCGATCCTCCGTACCCTCACCCGCCGCGGCTGCACCAATCGCAAACGGCCATGCGGATGAGGCTCGGGAGGCAGTTACGTTGAGCGGGGGCGCTCAACCAACTCCAATGCGTAACGGTATGAACGACATGCAACCGGCCGCTGGGCCTGCTCTGACAGATCTCTCCACGCTCCGCGACATCACAGGCGGGGACGAAAATCAATTGAAGAAATACATCAAGATGTTCCTGGATGGTGTGCCGCCGCAACTCGAAAGCATTCGGGTGGCGCTCGAAGCAAACGATTTTGCCGCGACCAAGCGCCAGATCCATGCCATGAAACCACACCTCAAGTTCATGGGCATGAAACACACCGCAGGATTCGCCGAGTCCATCGAGCAGCTCTGCGCCGATGCGAAAGACCCCGACCGCGTCAAGCGTGAGTTCGTAGCCGTCCAAACCGATTGCGCCAGAGCCTTCGAGGAGCTACGGGCGAAGCTGTAG
- a CDS encoding response regulator: MASETSLSIAIIDDDVTLCEMVRDTLSRKFPGTQFVTYNTGEDALAQLVDQPDIVVLDYQLDSVRPDAMNGIQILSKLKERFPELPVIFMSAQDRMEVASNTIKYGAYDYIVKGETAFHKLELAVRQLSNLRTLKKSHGFQKGMNVVFWVLVLALVIYIVYLRLH; the protein is encoded by the coding sequence ATGGCCTCGGAGACCAGTCTTTCCATTGCAATTATCGACGATGATGTCACGCTCTGTGAAATGGTACGCGATACCCTTTCGCGGAAATTCCCCGGCACGCAGTTCGTGACGTATAATACCGGCGAGGATGCGCTCGCGCAACTCGTGGATCAGCCGGACATCGTGGTCCTCGATTATCAACTGGATTCCGTACGTCCGGATGCGATGAACGGGATTCAGATCCTTTCGAAGCTTAAAGAACGGTTTCCGGAATTGCCCGTGATCTTTATGAGCGCGCAGGACCGTATGGAGGTCGCTTCGAATACGATTAAATACGGTGCCTACGATTATATCGTCAAAGGCGAAACGGCATTTCACAAGTTGGAACTCGCAGTACGGCAACTTTCGAATCTCCGGACACTCAAAAAATCGCATGGCTTCCAAAAAGGGATGAATGTTGTCTTCTGGGTGCTGGTGCTCGCGCTCGTAATTTATATTGTGTATTTGCGGCTTCACTGA
- a CDS encoding lipoate--protein ligase family protein, producing the protein MASKVSADWRIEESFDRTGAYHMERDEELARERIDQPDLPNILRLYSWQPHAVSTGYQQSMDAIDLEACAQASIDVVRRPTGGRAVLHANELTYAVIMRANTGIYHTHNLIVRALLKSFETLSASARGLDLTGGQTNIRAAYAQGTLTNAACFASSARHEATFEGRKVIGSAQRRFGDVVLQHGSILLTTDHMQLPSLLRLSEENRARMHALLERETATLADVCGRPISIAEAGFAVRERFVPEICELLACQEPAPTAPA; encoded by the coding sequence GTGGCATCAAAAGTATCTGCAGATTGGAGGATCGAAGAATCATTCGATCGGACCGGCGCGTATCACATGGAGCGTGATGAAGAGCTGGCGCGCGAACGGATCGACCAGCCGGACCTGCCAAACATACTGCGACTTTATTCCTGGCAACCGCATGCCGTTTCCACCGGCTATCAGCAGTCGATGGATGCAATCGATTTGGAAGCCTGCGCTCAGGCCAGCATCGATGTAGTGCGCCGTCCGACCGGTGGCCGGGCGGTATTGCACGCGAATGAATTGACCTACGCGGTCATCATGCGCGCCAACACAGGCATTTACCATACGCATAATCTCATCGTGCGGGCGCTATTGAAATCATTCGAGACGCTCAGCGCGTCCGCGCGAGGACTTGACCTGACCGGCGGACAAACGAATATCCGCGCGGCGTACGCGCAGGGCACGCTGACGAATGCCGCCTGTTTCGCATCGAGCGCGCGGCACGAAGCAACGTTCGAAGGTCGCAAGGTCATTGGCTCCGCACAACGACGATTTGGCGATGTGGTCTTGCAGCATGGCTCGATCCTGCTCACAACGGACCATATGCAGCTTCCGAGTCTGCTACGGCTTAGCGAGGAGAATCGTGCTCGAATGCATGCATTATTAGAACGGGAAACTGCCACGTTGGCCGATGTCTGCGGCAGACCGATCTCCATCGCCGAGGCAGGATTTGCAGTGCGCGAACGTTTTGTCCCGGAGATTTGTGAACTGCTCGCATGTCAAGAACCAGCACCAACGGCGCCCGCGTAA
- the panB gene encoding 3-methyl-2-oxobutanoate hydroxymethyltransferase, which yields MSRTSTNGARVSAAKTSAPPKVTASRDAQRETRRVTTRTIREMKARGEKITMITAYDYTFARLFDEAGADVILVGDSLSNVIQGNETTIPVTLDEMIYHARLVVRGAREHAMVVCDMPFMSFQVGPDEGFRNAGRIMKEAGAGAVKVEGGERVCELVRRMSEAGIPVMGHLGLTPQSIHQFGSYITRGKSRDEAERLKHDAKALEDAGVFSIVLEKIPASLAKEVTAMLKVSTIGIGAGPDCDGQVLVMHDMLGLTEEFHPRFVRHYAALADTVRGAVRKYDADIKKGKFPSKEESY from the coding sequence ATGTCAAGAACCAGCACCAACGGCGCCCGCGTAAGCGCGGCAAAGACCTCCGCTCCTCCAAAAGTTACCGCGTCCCGCGACGCGCAACGCGAAACGCGGCGCGTGACGACGCGCACGATCCGCGAGATGAAAGCGCGCGGCGAAAAGATCACCATGATCACTGCGTATGACTATACATTCGCACGGCTTTTTGATGAGGCTGGCGCCGATGTGATTCTGGTCGGCGATTCGCTTTCGAATGTTATTCAGGGCAACGAGACGACGATCCCGGTTACGCTCGATGAAATGATCTATCATGCGCGGCTTGTCGTGCGTGGCGCGCGTGAACATGCGATGGTCGTCTGCGATATGCCGTTTATGAGTTTTCAGGTTGGGCCGGACGAAGGCTTTCGCAACGCGGGGCGCATCATGAAGGAAGCGGGCGCGGGAGCGGTTAAGGTCGAAGGTGGCGAGCGGGTCTGCGAGTTGGTCCGCCGCATGAGCGAAGCCGGAATCCCGGTCATGGGGCACCTCGGGCTCACGCCGCAATCGATCCACCAGTTTGGCTCGTATATCACACGTGGCAAGTCCCGCGATGAGGCCGAGCGGCTGAAGCATGATGCGAAAGCGCTCGAAGATGCCGGCGTATTTTCAATCGTGCTGGAAAAAATCCCTGCCTCGCTCGCAAAGGAAGTCACAGCGATGCTGAAAGTTTCGACCATTGGCATCGGTGCCGGACCGGACTGCGACGGCCAGGTTCTCGTCATGCACGACATGCTCGGTCTGACAGAGGAATTTCACCCGCGGTTTGTCCGCCATTATGCCGCGCTGGCCGATACCGTCCGAGGAGCCGTTCGCAAATATGACGCGGACATTAAGAAGGGCAAGTTTCCAAGCAAAGAAGAGTCATATTAG
- a CDS encoding T9SS type A sorting domain-containing protein codes for MSTSNGGQIWILDTNFGSQGYHKENLSSLECTAPHHGFLHGREVTLSIIPGRTSIFGPPEPDEANYGAYLTLAEKMYDTAHGFRLVELLSAHDPNEYDDSVIILVTHDGWHSSKEYGAAFILTPDTTYAEMHSEPMFTGYIVDSNDIWTAAGSLNYRYNKIIHTTNAGTLWETSNIFGALVSQTQVKDLFVNAKSREAFYLCNLGASEVSYSSSDIDFAYSSDYGSTWRLDSTFGVRLWRLANPAPGILWAMIGQSGSGENGANVEIYPPQDVQGAPNDYCSKIAYSSNNGATWLIDSTTFVDDSLEEMHFIDARHGWIASWSHDSLFMWYYDADAMSDVAESVASRSDPMFVLPNPAQTSITVKGAGKDLEIFDALGRSFECPRNGSTLDISRLPAGVYYVIDGGSTNDAPHRTRFVKD; via the coding sequence ATGTCCACCTCCAATGGTGGCCAGATCTGGATTCTCGATACTAACTTTGGATCCCAGGGCTATCACAAGGAGAACCTGAGCAGCCTCGAGTGTACCGCTCCGCACCATGGGTTTTTGCATGGTCGCGAAGTAACTCTTTCCATAATCCCTGGGAGAACGAGTATCTTCGGTCCTCCCGAACCTGACGAAGCAAACTACGGCGCATATCTTACGCTCGCCGAAAAGATGTACGACACCGCGCACGGTTTCCGGCTTGTGGAACTCCTAAGCGCCCATGATCCAAATGAATACGACGATAGTGTCATCATCCTCGTGACACATGATGGCTGGCACAGTTCGAAGGAGTATGGTGCAGCCTTTATTCTCACGCCGGATACTACATATGCAGAGATGCACTCGGAGCCGATGTTCACAGGGTATATAGTTGACAGCAATGATATTTGGACCGCGGCGGGGTCTCTAAACTATCGGTACAATAAGATTATTCACACGACGAACGCCGGCACCCTTTGGGAGACGAGCAATATTTTTGGCGCATTGGTAAGTCAGACACAAGTGAAGGACTTGTTTGTAAATGCGAAGTCGAGGGAGGCGTTCTATCTCTGCAATTTGGGAGCATCTGAAGTGTCATATTCGAGCAGCGATATTGATTTTGCATATTCGAGTGACTATGGATCGACCTGGCGGTTGGACTCAACCTTCGGCGTTCGCTTATGGCGGCTGGCGAATCCCGCGCCAGGAATTCTGTGGGCAATGATCGGCCAGAGCGGTTCAGGAGAGAACGGCGCGAATGTCGAAATCTACCCTCCGCAAGATGTTCAGGGAGCGCCCAACGATTACTGCAGTAAGATCGCTTACAGTTCTAATAATGGAGCAACGTGGTTGATTGACTCGACAACGTTTGTCGATGACTCATTGGAAGAGATGCACTTTATCGATGCACGGCACGGCTGGATCGCGTCGTGGAGTCACGACAGCCTTTTCATGTGGTATTACGATGCCGATGCAATGAGTGACGTGGCGGAGAGTGTCGCATCGCGTTCAGATCCGATGTTTGTGCTTCCCAATCCAGCGCAGACAAGCATCACAGTTAAGGGCGCTGGTAAGGACTTAGAAATCTTCGATGCACTTGGCCGCTCGTTTGAGTGCCCTCGCAATGGCAGTACACTCGACATTTCCCGCCTTCCCGCTGGTGTCTATTACGTTATCGATGGTGGAAGTACCAATGATGCGCCGCACCGCACGCGGTTTGTGAAGGACTAA
- a CDS encoding carboxypeptidase regulatory-like domain-containing protein, which translates to MKFSRYSIIPFLGAWFVLLALSACRHTSPTEPNPTPNPDSCCNGVISYHLQDSTGSPISGGTIALAGPNSVTRTETTNGDGNAHMVHLCPGRYVIHSSKDGYQTKETVVELTCNDTVSDTITLGVSSHVTNNDCCHGSITLIVHDSATGTALDGGSATLWMNGHNMGSKPMSVHGTVWDGLCPGQYSFSLSKDGYHGTEFRIDSMGCSSVRNVSHTMSSTTTTDCCGGVAEITVIDSSTGHAINDAAVTLNGVSMKTGADGGVRYAHLCPGAYRATIIMDGYSQGVIEFQLGCNQTIGYTKGLMPVHQNSVCDTASLGITVVDSIHQDMRLSDAAVTVRLSGHSDILAQGKTDVNGYFQTPSTLTGNSQYSVTISDDGYHEKTFTWQIGECYTHLETFMLSPQ; encoded by the coding sequence ATGAAATTTAGCCGATATTCCATCATTCCATTTCTAGGAGCCTGGTTCGTGCTCCTTGCTCTTTCCGCGTGCCGTCACACCTCGCCGACCGAGCCCAATCCGACGCCAAATCCGGATTCCTGCTGCAATGGCGTGATCAGTTACCACTTGCAGGACTCGACCGGTTCGCCGATCAGCGGTGGAACAATCGCACTTGCAGGGCCGAACAGTGTAACGCGCACCGAAACCACCAATGGCGATGGCAATGCCCACATGGTCCATCTGTGCCCGGGCCGTTATGTCATTCACAGTTCGAAGGATGGCTACCAGACGAAGGAGACCGTCGTCGAACTGACCTGCAATGACACGGTCAGTGATACGATCACGCTCGGCGTCAGCTCGCATGTGACCAACAATGATTGCTGCCACGGGAGCATCACGCTGATCGTCCACGACTCCGCAACGGGCACCGCGCTCGATGGCGGTTCCGCGACACTATGGATGAATGGTCATAACATGGGTTCGAAACCGATGTCGGTGCATGGGACCGTTTGGGACGGCCTGTGCCCGGGACAGTACTCGTTCAGCCTTTCGAAAGATGGATACCACGGCACCGAATTCCGTATCGATAGCATGGGCTGCAGCTCGGTCCGTAACGTTTCGCATACGATGAGTTCGACGACGACCACGGATTGCTGCGGCGGCGTCGCGGAGATTACAGTCATCGATTCTTCGACAGGCCATGCAATTAATGATGCGGCGGTCACGCTCAACGGTGTGAGCATGAAGACCGGTGCGGATGGTGGCGTTCGTTACGCGCATCTGTGCCCGGGCGCCTACCGAGCGACGATCATCATGGACGGTTATTCGCAGGGCGTCATCGAATTCCAGCTTGGCTGCAACCAGACGATTGGCTACACCAAGGGCTTAATGCCAGTGCATCAGAATAGCGTCTGCGATACAGCTTCCTTAGGAATTACCGTCGTGGATTCAATTCATCAGGACATGCGCCTGAGTGATGCAGCAGTCACAGTGCGGCTGAGCGGACATAGCGATATTCTGGCTCAGGGCAAGACTGATGTGAACGGGTACTTCCAAACCCCAAGCACGCTCACCGGCAACTCGCAATACAGCGTGACGATCTCGGATGACGGTTACCACGAGAAGACCTTTACCTGGCAGATCGGTGAGTGCTATACCCACCTGGAGACTTTCATGTTGAGTCCGCAGTGA
- a CDS encoding ankyrin repeat domain-containing protein: MISACKPSRVLYLFIWACLLLCACSRANRTTGSSEDANSLGDSPLHMAVGEGDLGKIKHLVESGADPNLENKVGFTPFSDAVTYYEGNSNRQLQAAADMVRWRDSSGLIRHARYLEIIRFLLGHGASPNVSDKWGGTPLHNAAAFCDSAIIALLLQHGANKNAKDLKSETPLDIAIAHGCGDSVRVLLK, encoded by the coding sequence ATGATTAGTGCATGTAAACCATCGCGAGTATTGTATCTTTTCATCTGGGCTTGCCTCCTCCTTTGCGCTTGCAGTCGAGCCAATCGAACCACAGGTTCGTCCGAGGATGCCAACTCGCTGGGCGACTCACCTTTGCATATGGCAGTAGGCGAAGGCGATCTAGGTAAGATCAAGCATCTTGTGGAGAGTGGGGCGGACCCAAATTTAGAGAATAAGGTGGGCTTTACGCCATTTTCAGATGCGGTAACGTACTACGAAGGCAATTCAAACCGTCAACTTCAAGCTGCTGCCGATATGGTACGATGGCGTGATTCTTCTGGCTTGATAAGACACGCAAGATACTTGGAAATCATTCGCTTCTTGCTCGGCCATGGCGCTTCACCGAATGTGTCGGATAAATGGGGCGGAACCCCGCTTCACAATGCCGCAGCGTTCTGCGACTCAGCGATTATTGCTCTCTTACTTCAACATGGTGCAAATAAGAACGCAAAGGACCTGAAATCGGAAACACCACTCGACATCGCAATAGCTCATGGTTGTGGCGATAGCGTGCGGGTATTACTCAAATAG
- a CDS encoding T9SS type A sorting domain-containing protein: MSHTTGFRIDLRSEHELLVYFAHKIVMFRKLGLCVLMVLFTQHCAQAQTACSKDSLLLSLMPVIGSMQWHCYYPRDTFGTWDLAFGPGAIDWDSDSCSRTSGGDTIIFNIWGGPSSYHRSLLITIDTLRQEVRTFNFSEGVSNPPHQAYVDFNHKPYQIVGSKKHVSVELYVTWYSPDCQNGSSSFSGWLTLGGASPPASVSQKQAPINVFRAIAAPDNSIRFSFETHAEATSIRIFDLLGRERDVISIAPGSESYEYNSAHLTPGMYVARLGGNAVMFVVR, translated from the coding sequence ATGTCCCACACCACAGGATTCAGAATTGACCTAAGAAGCGAGCATGAGCTGCTCGTTTATTTTGCTCATAAGATCGTCATGTTTAGAAAACTTGGACTTTGCGTGCTCATGGTATTATTTACACAACATTGCGCCCAAGCACAGACGGCATGCTCGAAGGATTCTCTATTGCTTTCATTGATGCCGGTCATTGGTTCCATGCAGTGGCACTGTTATTATCCGCGAGATACCTTTGGAACTTGGGATCTCGCTTTTGGGCCGGGGGCAATTGATTGGGATTCCGATTCATGCAGTCGTACAAGCGGAGGCGATACCATTATATTCAATATCTGGGGCGGTCCGTCGTCATATCATCGTTCCTTGTTGATTACGATTGATACCTTGCGCCAGGAGGTACGTACATTCAACTTCAGTGAAGGGGTGTCGAATCCGCCGCACCAAGCATACGTCGACTTTAACCATAAACCGTATCAGATCGTCGGCAGCAAAAAGCATGTGAGCGTTGAACTGTATGTCACATGGTACTCGCCAGATTGCCAAAATGGATCCTCGTCGTTTTCGGGATGGTTAACGTTGGGTGGTGCATCACCGCCAGCAAGTGTATCCCAAAAGCAAGCTCCGATAAATGTATTCAGAGCTATCGCCGCGCCCGACAATAGTATTCGATTCTCATTCGAGACTCACGCGGAGGCTACATCGATTCGTATCTTCGATCTCCTCGGCCGCGAGCGCGATGTGATTTCAATCGCGCCGGGAAGCGAGAGCTACGAGTACAATAGCGCTCACCTCACACCGGGGATGTACGTTGCGAGGCTAGGTGGGAACGCGGTTATGTTTGTTGTGCGCTAG
- a CDS encoding DoxX family protein has protein sequence MNLGKLFTSSNSRLIDVGILVIRLMLGAVMFAHGSQKVLGVFGGKGLETTVGMMSGSYGSLLPYLSAFTEFLGGAAMILGILTRFWGIGILINMSVAVMTVHLKNGFIGQGGFEFPLTLAMIALAITIMGPGRFSLDALLFKAHKKVELTSKAGNRRTMPPLVRKAV, from the coding sequence ATGAATTTAGGAAAGCTTTTTACCTCCTCAAATAGTCGTCTGATCGATGTGGGAATATTGGTCATTCGTCTCATGCTCGGCGCGGTGATGTTCGCGCATGGCTCTCAGAAAGTCCTTGGAGTCTTTGGCGGCAAGGGTCTCGAGACGACGGTCGGCATGATGAGCGGTTCGTATGGATCATTGCTTCCGTACCTGTCCGCATTTACGGAGTTCCTTGGCGGCGCCGCAATGATTTTGGGTATCCTTACGCGATTCTGGGGCATCGGAATCCTGATCAATATGTCAGTAGCAGTCATGACGGTCCACCTGAAGAATGGCTTTATCGGCCAGGGTGGATTTGAATTTCCGCTGACACTCGCGATGATCGCGCTCGCGATCACGATCATGGGACCCGGCCGCTTCAGTCTCGATGCGCTACTCTTCAAAGCGCACAAGAAAGTCGAGCTGACTTCCAAAGCTGGTAATCGACGAACCATGCCGCCGCTTGTGCGCAAGGCAGTTTAA